From Impatiens glandulifera chromosome 7, dImpGla2.1, whole genome shotgun sequence:
attaaactgcgcagaaggttccccaaagacctattaacaacttcagtttggccatcagtttgcgggtgataggcactgctaaaattcagctgagtattaaccaaacgccaaagactcctccaaaagtgactcacaaagcgagtgtcccgatcagaaactatggaggcaggaagtccatgaaggcgatacacatccctgaaataaagctgtgcaacagccacagcatcagaggttttcttgcagggaatgaaatgaaccatcttcgagaatcggtcaaccaccacaaaaatcgaatcagaaccacgctgggtacgtggcagcccaaggacaaaatccatactgacatcagaccatggttgagtgggaataggcagaggcaagtataacccggcattagtcgaagcgcccttagccaactgacaaacacgacaacgagcaacaaaacgccccacctctttgcgcatcgaaggccagaaataagaagctgcaagaagctggaaggtacgatcacgcccaacatggccttctttgtggagttcctgaatcatcctcaaacgcaggctgcaatctggaatgcacagctgcacaccgcggaaaaggaacccatcctccaagacaaagtccctcgaatccccctgttggatgcgaatgaggacctgagaaaagaaaggatcatcacgatagaggtccacaaacgaatcaaagccgggtacatggacacgcatctccgccaacagcccatgacgacgactcaaagcatcagccacgcgattagacacaccagccttgtgtttaatcacaaaagtaaactgctgtaaataagagacccacgaagcatgacgatgagaaatcttgtcctgaccaccaagatgcttgagggaatcatgatccgtatataagacaaactcccgctgaaataaataatgacgccagtgtttgactgcctggacaatagcatagaactcaatatcataggtactgaaacgaagtttagcgctagacagtttctcactaaaataagcaacaggacgcccagattggctaagtacagccccaatacccaatttcgaagcatcacaatgtagttcaaatggctgggaaaaatcaggaagaaccaaaataggggctgaagtgagtcggtgcttgatctcaacaaaggcagcctcggcatcatccgtccagaagaacttaacccccttcatacaatcagtgataggagccgtaacactactgaagtgaggaataaaacgccgatagaaggaagccaagccatgaaaactgcgaacttcagtgatcgaagaggggcggggccactgattgacagccagtaccttactcgggtccactttcaggccctcccgagacaccacataaccgaggaactgggtagaatcagtaagaaatgtgcacttcgaggaagcagcatagaacttgtcacgccggagaacagataacacctcacgaagatgggagaggtgtgctacctcgctgtcactgtaaatcaagatgtcgtcgaagtaaacgactacaaacttcccaatgaaagggcgaagagcctggttcatcacacgcataaaggtgctaggagcattcgacagaccaaacggcataaccagccactcatataagccctcacgagtcttaaaggcagtcttccactcatcacccatgcgaatacgaatctgatggtatccactcttgagatccagtttgctaaacacagaagcaccacccaactgatccaacaagtcatccaaccggggaataggaaaccgataacgcactgtaatcttgttgatagcacgactatcaatgcacatacgccaagacccatccttttttggggtaagaagggccgggacagcatagggactaaggctctctcgaatgtgtcccttagccagcaagtcctccacctgtctacgcaactcgtcatgttctttgggactcatgcggtaatgaggacggttgggtagggcagcacctggaaccaagtcaatgtgatgctggatatcacgcaaaggaggcaaggcacaaggcagattctcaggaaaaacatctgcaaactcctgtaacagcggctgcactggaataggaacctcagaactagcaccacaggtaatcagcgaacaaaatagagcaaacaccatgccagattcaaccatggcggtctgaaaaggaccccgagacaacaaggtggcaggggggacgcatgatgagtgggggcagcacccttcttgggctgatttggcatcaacacaatcttgactcagccaggacaggcgataaggcttggggtgaggttcagtggacagacccagcttcgaaactgcaacctcagaaatcacattctcacaactcccagcatcaatgatgaaggtgcaaactttgccaccgatggtacaagtggaatggaacagattattgcgtaaccactcgttgtcaggagcacgaggggttaaacatgatcgacgaatcaccaaaagggggccaacatcaccagaaacatactcctccgctgcctcatcatcataaacatcatacactggggctgaatctgaaggaagagcagagtcaggatcatccacctcagtaaaaagaccacgattggtggactttgggttgcgacactctgcttggcgatggccaacttcaccacaattgaaacaacgcaagccaccgggacgtccctgcgggggggctgtagtgccgcgagggggggctggggtgggatgggccgactgggaagaagaaccaatgccactagtggggacaacctgttttccaaagctacccgaaccgcgcctggctagctgtttctcagcctgtgaagcacgctgatgtgcctcagaaacagtcaagggatcaaacatattcaaaatatcctgcaactggaggcgaaggccaccaatatagcgagaaaccaactggagaggggactcagacaggtcaacacgagccacaaaggtgtaaaactcagtggaatagtcatccacggaacgagaaccctgacgaagattctggaaccgctggtacaggttacgttcgtaattatatggtagaaacgcagccctaatatgcttcctgaatttgtcccaattcgtgagctttgccttaccatgacgaacacgtgtctgtttcaactgctgccaccatgcttgtgcacgaccatgtaagcggatcgtaacaaggggtacacgacgatctgcaggaacttccttgaaatccagaatctcttcaacctgagaaagccaatcaataaactcttccggtgatagactaccatcgaacttagggatgtccaccctgaaagcctgctcccagcgatgattggggcgttcaggggatcgattccgaagaccaccgagagggttttcatctgtcatcgtaacatcatcttcagggtggtgcatgtgcatagatgcatccatccgttgcgtcaaccattcaacctgccgcctcaaatcgtcgttatcacggcgaaactcagcgttttcacgtcgcaactcagcaaggtcaccatcatcagcaccaggggtagggttgcgcgactgtcttcggggcggcatacctcagggtcgactggaaactgataccaactgatgcagcgtgcgtggctaggatgaatctttatcaagattcgttgattcttacgaataccgaaggtcgatagatattgaggaaacctcgttttctgattaataatcttcttctcccttacaatggaataccttcagggtatttataggacttacacgtattaaattaggaattacgtctaattacaatttaattacactaatttaggatattccttccataacaagaatatccctacctaatttagaatatcccttgtaatctcttccttaattagaatatatattataatcctttccttgattagaatatatcttccaatcccttccttaattagattatcttccaatctcttcgactcgcaccgcatcacaGGGGGAGATCAATCGATCCATCCATCTCACTCAGTTTTGTCTTCTTCatgttcttgttcttgtttttcCAGTTGATCACTATTAGAATCGGAGATGACTTCTGGTTGACTTCTAAACTCCTTTGAAGATGGTTTAATAAATGTAAATGTATCGTCTCTATCAAAGTCTTCTTCCCTCGACTCCTCTGTATATGTGTATCTGAACCCGACAAATTTGACAATTTTGTCACGAAATCAACTCAATAGTGAAATATGTTAATTGACATAATCAACTAATAGTATGATTGAATTCATAAcacaagatcaaacaaacttcaataatatttatgtgTACCTCATTGAGTTCTGAGATGGTGCCCAAAGAGATGAAATGACACAAAGTAACGAGAATGATAAAACCTGCCAGAAAGCAGGGATTACCCACGCGTTCTGCCATTGTTCATTGTATACATCATTTGACTTGAAGTAGAGCTGCAAAACCGAAAACCAAAATTACTAGCTGATTGGTTGAGATTATATTAAACACGTCAAATCATTCTTTTTTGTTTACCTCGTAACATATCCAGCCTACAGATACAATAACAGCAACCGCCAAAGCATTCGTGAATTTCCTGTAAATATCTAGTTTGGATGTCATCCTTCTACCCTGTCATCACAAACAACAATAACACAATCTCCTCTATTCATATTATTGTTCCTTTCATACAATAACAGAATCTCCAGCCAGTAATTCAGCAGAAAGTACCTGAAGCTTGTTTAGCGTTGCAGAGAGGGACTTAAAAATCCAAATTATGAAGAAAGCATCCAATATAGCAACAGGAAGAACCAAGAATAATCTTGCTTTCCCCGAGATATCGCTGACAGCACCGACATTTTCTACAAGTTCAAGCACTTCCGATGCAAGAAAGAATGTTCCTCCTAGCATTAGAACCTTTGATGTAAGACCGCCTAAAGTGGGTCTGACAACTCCATATCCCATTGAAACCATCAGAATGATCAATCGAGAAACTGTCCTTTTCACTGCTCCAAAGGTAACAGCCCATACAGTAATCCCAGTTGGTCTTATCCCTGTCTCGTTGAATTCAGCATAATCAAAGTACCACAAAGTCGTCTCAAACATGCCTAATGTGATCACCAGAGTGATACAGTTCTGCAAAGGAAGAACCTCCTTCCAAAACCTTGCGTATTGGTAGAACCAGAAAACACCAAGTATCACAAATGCAAGAGACATAAAGCCGAAGAATTTCATAAGGGGTGCCATTCTACCTGGGAGATAACCAGCAGGGTTTTTCCATATGGTTTTCCCCTCCACAAACAGTTCCTTGAGATTTGGATCGCAATGAATAAAGTAAAGATTGTACATGCCCGTTTTAGTAACTTGTATTGATTTTGTTTGCATCTTTGCAAATCGTTCATTTTCATTGAACGATATACTTAACACTTGAGGCCAGCCAGGGTTATTGATTGATTGTCGATGAATAATTTCTCCTTGTGTGCACACACCCAATTTAGCTAGATCTGCAGTACAACAAACAGCTCTTTGGCCTCCATAGGCTGAACCTCCTATTGTCTCCCGATCATCTACCTCAAAAAGAATAGCGTGAATCAACCCTGATACAACAGTTGAAAACTCTTTGGGACGCTCGAAGGTAATCCTTTCCAACCTACACCAGATCTTCTATCATAAACCACTTTTTCTTTTATACAGAGCAAAAGTTCAATATGCAATAATACATTATGCCACTTTAATCACTAGAGAGCAAATCTATCATCACAAAAAACTAATTCTCAAACTGTTATCACGATTAATCATTGTCCCAGTTGTCACCAATTTTGGTCAAATATTAAATACGCATACACATCTTGATGTAATATTCAATCATATTTCCACATGATCAATCTTTTGGCATAAATTGCATATATGAAATGAAACATAGTTACTCAATAAATCAAGATGATACTAGAAATGCAACTATCTTT
This genomic window contains:
- the LOC124945090 gene encoding transmembrane protein 87A-like; translation: MSSWLQSIATFCIIVSAGLLSTGEASVHEYHGERFVAKGNAFVVHGGSEGIYSSIPNQNESAISSNADSSYIRLERITFERPKEFSTVVSGLIHAILFEVDDRETIGGSAYGGQRAVCCTADLAKLGVCTQGEIIHRQSINNPGWPQVLSISFNENERFAKMQTKSIQVTKTGMYNLYFIHCDPNLKELFVEGKTIWKNPAGYLPGRMAPLMKFFGFMSLAFVILGVFWFYQYARFWKEVLPLQNCITLVITLGMFETTLWYFDYAEFNETGIRPTGITVWAVTFGAVKRTVSRLIILMVSMGYGVVRPTLGGLTSKVLMLGGTFFLASEVLELVENVGAVSDISGKARLFLVLPVAILDAFFIIWIFKSLSATLNKLQGRRMTSKLDIYRKFTNALAVAVIVSVGWICYELYFKSNDVYNEQWQNAWVIPAFWQVLSFSLLCVISSLWAPSQNSMRYTYTEESREEDFDRDDTFTFIKPSSKEFRSQPEVISDSNSDQLEKQEQEHEEDKTE